The following proteins are encoded in a genomic region of Limanda limanda chromosome 22, fLimLim1.1, whole genome shotgun sequence:
- the zgc:194930 gene encoding uncharacterized protein zgc:194930, producing MGCQCCRMIKSYIYDPSDALDGRKPDSAGNSLYQPHHLPGRPPSIDPLGGHDKQKQGIHNLAYSKSNDSTLRLEVDNNHLNQRLHAAPQAAKELHQQASGLPEDGGLYIIQPDAVAPRWMTHEKRPSQVPVYPNITEYENQRSYSERGHRESRDEWDTSISKYGNGSESLSADEIEVDEGVGGTPDYPCDTGDEASVLSVDMHTSTTSLSSLDTRDELRLRKTPDVSTMESGISVTKYEEEEEEERNHEEEVESVTDSMVAEALAALEAATAGEDFE from the exons ATGGGGTGCCAGTGCTGCAGGATGATAAAAAG CTACATCTATGACCCCTCTGATGCGTTGGACGGGAGGAAGCCCGACTCCGCCGGCAACTCGCTCTACCAGCCCCACCACCTTCCGGGCCGGCCCCCCAGCATCGACCCGCTGGGCGGCCACGACAAGCAGAAGCAGGGCATCCACAACCTGGCCTACAGCAAGTCCAACGACAGCACCCTGAGGCTGGAGGTGGACAACAACCACCTCAACCAGAGGCTGCACGCCGCGCCCCAAGCCGCCAAGGAGCTGCACCAGCAGGCGAGCGGCCTGCCCGAGGACGGCGGTCTGTACATCATCCAGCCCGACGCCGTGGCACCGAGATGGATGACACATGAGAAAAGGCCGAGCCAGGTGCCGGTCTACCCCAACATAACGGAGTACGAGAACCAAAGAAGCTACAGCGAGCGGGGACACCGAGAGTCCAGGGACGAGTGGGACACGTCCATCAGCAAGTACGGGAATGGCAGTGAAAGCCTGTCAGCAGATGAGATCGAGGTGGACGAGGGCGTGGGGGGGACGCCAGATTACCCGTGCGACACCGGGGACGAGGCCAGCGTCCTGTCGGTGGACATgcacaccagcaccaccagcctgTCCTCCCTGGACACCCGGGACGAGCTCAGACTGCGAAAGACTCCGGACGTTTCCACCATGGAGAGCGGGATATCGGTGACAAAgtacgaggaggaagaggaggaggaaaggaaccacgaggaggaggtggagagcgTCACAGACTCAATGGTGGCGGAGGCCCTGGCTGCTCTTGAAGCCGCCACCGCCGGGGAGGACTTTGAATGA